A stretch of Fulvia fulva chromosome 4, complete sequence DNA encodes these proteins:
- a CDS encoding Cytochrome P450 monooxygenase virE has product MERSYQILVAVLAIAAYGFYRLLSIGSRPKDFPPGPPTIPILGNIHLMPARDAHLQYGDIYSLMLGTKTLVVLSSDEAVKDLLDKLVHWSRSLSDGLRLLMMTYGPTWRNIRKMVHLLLNLNVAPSYVPYQMLENQQMLNDLLDTPDDFLKHIGRYSNALTTSMVFGWRTPTYEDKNIQQLFDGFAEFAEINQTGTAALIDFFAVLRRLPDWILSTQKKAKDLHKAERKFYLGHWLRAKQEVEDGTIKHCFCVGMAEAQKKGGFSDAQAAYISGTLLEAGSDTTSSTLYAFMQAMLLYPEVQRYAQQEIDKIVGDSRLPTMEDQPNLPIATMVMKETLRWCPTTILGAVPHATSNDDTYKGYFIPKGTGVMNNVWAINNNPKRAPNPRKFDPMRYKDDHLNLYDSASNPDGTKRDQFTFGAGRRICPGMHVAERSLFLGISRILWAFNVSPAEGADGQPIIPDQEKLTQGFVCMPEPFEAKIRPRSQQRAEIVRREWKQAEGELLDPQTKQYIRSPL; this is encoded by the exons ATGGAACGCTCCTACCAGATCCTCGTAGCGGTATTGGCCATTGCGGCATACGGTTTCTACAGACTGCTATCCATTGGTAGCAGACCGAAGGATTTCCCGCCAGGACCACCAACCATTCCAATCCTCGGTAACATACATCTCATGCCCGCACGCGATGCTCATCTACA GTATGGCGACATATACTCTTTGATGCTTGGCACCAAAACCCTTGTCGTGCTTTCCAGTGATGAGGCCGTGAAAGACCTTTTGGACAAGC TTGTACATTGGTCAAGATCTCTGTCCGACGGCTTGCGCCTGCTTATGATGACCTATGGCCCGACTTGGCGAAATATCCGCAAAATGGTCCATCTTTTGCTGAACCTCAACGTCGCCCCGAGCTATGTGCCATACCAGATGCTGGAGAATCAACAGATGCTGAACGATCTGCTGGACACCCCTGACGACTTCTTGAAGCATATTGGACGCTACTCTAACGCTTTGACGACCTCGATGGTATTTGGATGGCGGACTCCCACTTATGAGGACAAGAACATCCAACAGCTTTTCGATGGTTTCGCCGAATTTGCTGAGATCAACCAGACTGGCACAGCTGCCCTGATCGACTTCTTTGCTGTACTGAGACGTCTTCCTGATTGGATCCTGTCCACACAGAAAAAGGCAAAAGACTTGCACAAAGCGGAACGAAAATTTTATCTTGGCCACTGGCTACGAGCAAAGCAAGAGGTTGAGGACGGTACCATCAAACACTGTTTTTGTGTTGGCATGGCCGAAGCACAAAAGAAGGGGGGCTTTAGTGATGCCCAAGCT GCATATATCTCAGGAACACTTCTTGAGGCCGGCTCAGACACCACCTCGAGCACGCTGTACGCCTTCATGCAAGCCATGCTACTCTATCCAGAAGTACAGAGGTATGCTCAACAAGAGATCGATAAGATCGTCGGCGACTCAAGACTACCGACCATGGAAGACCAGCCCAACCTACCAATCGCGACAATGGTGATGAAGGAGACTCTCAGATGGTGTCCCACGACCATTCTCGGCGCAGTCCCTCACGCTACCAGCAACGACGATACCTACAAAGGGTACTTCATACCTAAAGGCACAGGAGTAATGAACAACGTCTGGGCCATCAACAACAACCCGAAGCGTGCCCCTAATCCTCGCAAGTTCGACCCAATGCGCTACAAAGATGATCACCTCAATCTCTACGACTCTGCCTCCAACCCAGACGGCACGAAGCGTGATCAGTTCACTTTCGGTGCCGGACGTCGAATTTGTCCTGGCATGCACGTCGCCGAGCGCAGTCTGTTCTTGGGCATCTCACGCATTCTATGGGCTTTCAACGTATCGCCAGCAGAAGGAGCGGATGGCCAGCCGATCATCCCCGACCAAGAGAAGCTGACGCAGGGCTTTGTGTGCATGCCTGAGCCGTTTGAGGCCAAGATCAGACCAAGGTCGCAACAGCGGGCTGAGATTGTGAGGAGGGAGTGGAAGCAAGCTGAGGGCGAGCTTTTGGACCCGCAGACCAAGCAGTACATACGCTCGCCGCTGTAG
- a CDS encoding FAD-dependent monooxygenase sdcF, producing the protein MCLLIIICMLFSAVSTSHATDYNNHCCERLAEHFSQQLSYPSNDTYQQFLDGYWTERESELEPNCIFTAEKSQDVARAVGILGKTSQCKFAVRGVGHTGWPGAANIESGITFDLSRLDDTTTVGNTSVEVGAGARWNAVYEHLDALGLHIAGGRFASVGVAGLTLGGGISFFSARYGWVCDSTVSSANKPDLFRALKGGSNNFGIVTAFRFKAFQGGDLLVGSAVYDTTQSDDLATAFVDLASTPIDQYDPYASFAQIHSWEKQSDVATKVIVNTFTYTKLPAVNSTPPFLSELQNAAPQLASSLNILSLQKSFSDVNNLDNPTSPRRVLINMNFHADAAFMIVLIELLDKTITHFLDRIPRSACSVAFQPLHPIMTSKSKNTGGNVIKRSDRALATPEYELASPESGYIINVNPTVQWAGAENDAFVKELWEETFAEAQRMAVRYGVATDWVYLNYAERWQDPIQGYGKANVEFMRKVSMKYEPKGVFQRQLSGGFRLWQREGGA; encoded by the exons ATGTGTCTCTTGATCATCATCTGCATGTTATTCTCCGCGGTGAGTACTTCACATGCCACCGACTACAACAATCACTGCTGCGAGCGCCTCGCCGAGCATTTCTCACAACAGCTCTCTTACCCAAGCAACGACACCTATCAGCAATTTCTTGATGGATACTGGACTGAGCGAGAGAGTGAGCTCGAGCCGAACTGCATCTTCACGGCGGAGAAATCACAAGACGTAGCTCGAGCTGTAGGCATCCTCGGCAAGACGTCGCAATGCAAATTCGCCGTGCGAGGCGTTGGACATACTGGCTGGCCCGGCGCTGCAAACATCGAATCGGGTATCACCTTTGACCTCTCTCGCTTGGACGATACTACGACGGTGGGAAACACGTCTGTTGAGGTCGGCGCCGGTGCTCGATGGAATGCCGTCTATGAGCATCTCGATGCCCTTGGGCTTCACATCGCGGGCGGGAGGTTTGCGAGCGTTGGTGTCGCGGGCCTTACTTTAGGTGGCGGTATTAGCTTCTTCTCGGCACGCTATGGATGGGTCTGCGACTCA ACAGTATCTTCAGCCAACAAACCGGATCTTTTCCGCGCTTTAAAGGGAGGGAGCAATAACTTTGGCATCGTCACAGCCTTTCGCTTCAAGGCCTTCCAAGGCGGAGACTTGCTAGTTGGCTCGGCCGTATATGATACCACGCAGTCCGACGACCTCGCTACCGCGTTTGTCGACCTGGCTTCAACGCCCATCGACCAGTACGATCCCTATGCATCGTTTGCACAGATACACAGCTGGGAGAAGCAGTCAGATGTTGCAACCAAGGTTATCGTGAACACATTCACGTACACCAAGCTACCGGCTGTTAACAGTACTCCCCCTTTCCTCAGTGAGCTCCAAAATGCCGCGCCACAATTAG CCAGCTCTCTCAACATCCTGTCTCTCCAGAAATCCTTCAGCGATGTAAACAACTTGGACAATCCAACGTCCCCACGCCGCGTCCTCATCAACATGAATTTCCACGCCGATGCCGCTTTCATGATCGTACTGATCGAACTCCTAGACAAGACCATCACCCACTTCTTAGACCGAATCCCGCGATCCGCCTGCAGCGTGGCTTTCCAGCCCCTCCACCCCATCATGACCTCCAAATCCAAGAACACAGGCGGAAACGTCattaagcgtagcgaccgagcgctagccacaccggagtacgagcttgcga GTCCAGAGTCCGGCTACATTATCAACGTCAATCCAACAGTCCAATGGGCCGGTGCTGAGAACGATGCGTTTGTCAAGGAACTGTGGGAGGAGACGTTTGCTGAAGCCCAACGCATGGCGGTTAGGTATGGAGTGGCAACGGACTGGGTGTATTTGAATTACGCCGAGAGGTGGCAAGACCCTATTCAGGGGTATGGAAAGGCTAACGTCGAGTTTATGAGGAAAGTGAGTATGAAGTATGAACCTAAGGGTGTCTTTCAGCGCCAGCTTTCAGGGGGGTTCAGACTGTGGCAGCGGGAAGGAGGTGCTTGA
- a CDS encoding von Willebrand factor A domain-containing protein 5A, translating into MAGDHICGCYVVSNYKRRYLPQCKLTSHTTINPVCYTTQLTQVFRNASQEDLPEARYTFPLYDGVAVSGYTITYGGKSITGVVKQKDDAKKTYEAALSRGETAGLLESLPAGVFGVTLANIRAGTDITVDIMYCGELKHDAAIDGLRYNLPTSIAPRYGDYPGEVMQSNTSIDGGIRITVDVDMGKSAVRKVQSPSHPIAVSMGGLSTGDQAQQAPFQPSQASATLTQGNTELSGDFVLQLLIDDMKKPQAILETHPLLPGQRAIMTTLVPNFVLEPAHPELVFIADQSGSMSGAKNTSLVAALKVFIKSMPLGVRFNICAFGNSYKFLWPQSQAYSEKHVDEALAFVNTFAASCGGTQILEPIREAFKRRLQDLPLEVMLLTDGEIWDEKAVFGYINEQVKDKAVDGRVFALGIGQDVSHTLVEGVARAGNGFAQFVTQNEEIDQKVIRMLKGSLYAHTKDYELEVHYDTADDFEMVERVRDCLEVAEQRDEAKPAPSKAISFFDTAANPDTTAEKTDGDRYAHLPKLETPKALQAPVDVPPLFPFNRTTVYVLLGPDSPEQDVVSLTLRATAPQGPIELNIPIQGRQSGVSIHTLAARKVIQDLEQGRGWLNNASSGGKPLKVAYESRFDEMVEREAVRLGERFQIAGKWTSFVAVQENSEEQAPSLERPAAPPVELRRMRMMAAPSSTSQSFKKTARMTTGGTAPRRSMGNAPSGGFGLMSPGGGGGGGGALFSRTSSASTGAGGSQAGQSLQDYQGGLMLLEQQNKSRKIMSQGSALAAAASAPVRWASPNEECEEEDEDMAFGLFDDGPPNPGFAPSGATAALNYKENEDESLGLFGSPLQPKPAPSGDTLHRIISLQKFSGAWSWQKEIFDLIVVDCNKIDLQLPGVDKDVTATALVVAFLEKQMGSRKDVWEMVVAKARAWLRGQGVEVDENEYATTSPNAVGIDSAKLNAALGYAAVQGSSSVKVFRNGCLVGQGFRDILQERVPELNAGQTKAVVALIAGIAADRGRININAPIDRYFMNLVSGVQVNHIQGLNQVADISRMREYFAQKLVHPAGEYYEFDETTPSVVVYCIERVVEAKGYADFQNFAQKELFNKLGIPESAYFWQKDRSGVTTGYSGLWLRPLEYGRLGLLLLNNGTFGGRRILSQAFIEEARKGTSANCEFGLLGTNTFVIPSLDMVISRVGYQELDTLPGATNGDLHGAFPGNAGGPGNHEFFRLLMASITNIRANVAATIQNSGPYDRPASERVDLEPFIEPLSAPLGSYAAIGPSGPVGCNALSCESSSNDGLTWLGHIPRTLPGFMEQRPSS; encoded by the exons CCGCTGTACGATGGCGTTGCAGTCAGCGGATATACCATCACCTACGGGGGCAAGTCAATCACTGGCGTGGTCAAGCAAAAAGACGATGCGAAGAAAACGTACGAAGCAGCCCTGTCCAGAGGGGAAACCGCCGGTCTACTGGAGAGCCTGCCTGCTGGCGTCTTTGGCGTCACACTAGCGAACATACGCGCAGGAACCGATATAACTGTGGACATCATGTACTGCGGTGAACTCAAGCACGATGCTGCAATCGACGGACTGCGATACAACTTGCCCACTAGCATTGCTCCACGATATGGTGATTACCCAGGCGAGGTCATGCAGTCGAACACCAGCATCGATGGTGGCATCCGCATCACGGTCGATGTTGACATGGGAAAATCTGCTGTACGAAAAGTGCAGTCGCCCAGCCATCCGATCGCAGTCTCAATGGGCGGACTGTCCACAGGTGATCAAGCTCAACAGGCGCCTTTCCAACCTTCGCAAGCATCAGCAACCTTGACCCAGGGCAACACTGAACTTTCCGGCGACTTCGTACTACAGCTGCTTATCGACGACATGAAGAAGCCACAGGCCATCCTTGAGACACACCCCTTACTACCTGGTCAGCGAGCGATCATGACTACTCTGGTTCCGAACTTCGTCTTGGAACCGGCCCATCCTGAGCTGGTGTTCATTGCCGATCAGTCTGGCAGCATGTCAGGCGCGAAGAACACAAGTCTCGTCGCAGCGCTGAAAGTATTCATCAAGTCAATGCCGCTGGGCGTTCGCTTCAACATCTGCGCATTTGGAAACTCCTACAAGTTCCTCTGGCCTCAGTCACAAGCCTACAGCGAGAAGCATGTGGACGAGGCTCTCGCGTTTGTCAACACGTTTGCAGCAAGCTGTGGTGGTACACAAATTCTGGAGCCGATTCGGGAAGCATTCAAGAGACGCCTCCAGGACCTGCCACTTGAAGTCATGCTTCTGACAGACGGCGAGATCTGGGATGAAAAGGCTGTGTTCGGCTACATCAACGAGCAAGTGAAGGACAAGGCTGTTGACGGGAGGGTGTTCGCTCTGGGTATCGGACAAGATGTGTCGCACACCCTGGTCGAAGGCGTCGCCCGTGCTGGTAATGGCTTTGCACAGTTTGTCACGCAGAATGAGGAGATTGATCAGAAGGTGATCCGAATGCTGAAAGGAAGTTTGTATGCTCACACGAAGGACTACGAGCTGGAAGTGCACTACGACACCGCGGATGATTTCGAAATGGTGGAGAGAGTTCGCGATTGTCTGGAAGTGGCTGAGCAGCGCGACGAGGCGAAGCCTGCTCCATCGAAAGCCATTTCGTTCTTCGACACGGCCGCTAATCCAGATACCACAGCCGAGAAGACTGACGGAGACCGCTACGCACACCTTCCCAAGCTCGAAACGCCCAAGGCTCTGCAAGCTCCAGTCGATGTTCCTCCTCTGTTTCCCTTCAACAGAACTACTGTctacgtccttctaggaccGGACTCGCCAGAACAGGATGTCGTCTCCCTGACACTTCGCGCGACAGCACCCCAGGGACCAATCGAGCTGAACATTCCTATTCAGGGAAGGCAGTCTGGTGTCAGTATTCACACCCTAGCTGCAAGAAAGGTGATCCAGGATCTAGAACAAGGTCGCGGCTGGCTCAACAATGCTTCCAGCGGTGGCAAGCCCTTGAAAGTGGCCTACGAGAGCCGCTTCGATGAGATGGTCGAGCGAGAAGCTGTACGTTTGGGTGAGCGGTTCCAGATAGCAGGCAAGTGGACTTCTTTCGTAGCTGTGCAGGAGAACTCGGAAGAGCAGGCACCAAGCTTGGAAAGACCTGCGGCACCACCCGTGGAGCTTCGACGTATGAGGATGATGGCGGCACCGTCTTCTACCTCGCAGAGCTTCAAAAAGACGGCCAGAATGACGACAGGAGGAACTGCTCCTAGAAGATCCATGGGCAACGCACCCTCTGGAGGTTTCGGACTCATGTCTCcaggtggtggtggtggtggtggtggtgcaCTTTTCAGCCGTACTTCCAGTGCTTCCACAGGAGCTGGAGGATCGCAGGCTGGACAGTCACTACAAGACTATCAAGGTGGACTCATGCTACTGGAGCAACAGAACAAGAGTCGGAAGATCATGAGTCAAGGCAGCGCTTTGGCTGCTGCTGCTTCCGCTCCTGTCAGGTGGGCATCTCCTAATGAGGAGTGCGAGGAAGAAGACGAGGATATGGCATTCGGTCTCTTCGACGACGGTCCTCCCAACCCAGGTTTCGCTCCTTCTGGAGCCACAGCCGCCCTCAACTACAAGGAGAACGAGGACGAAAGCCTTGGCCTGTTCGGCTCACCCCTTCAACCCAAGCCCGCTCCCAGCGGTGATACACTACATCGTATCATCAGTCTCCAGAAATTCTCGGGCGCATGGAGTTGGCAGAAGGAGATCTTTGACCTGATCGTGGTCGACTGCAACAAGATTGATCTGCAGCTTCCCGGGGTCGATAAGGATGTGACAGCTACAGCGCTCGTTGTGGCTTTTCTGGAGAAGCAGATGGGTAGTAGGAAGGATGTTTGGGAGATGGTGGTGGCGAAGGCGAGGGCTTGGTTGCGAGGTCAAGGAGTTGAGGTGGATGAG AACGAGTACGCCACTACATCTCCCAACGCCGTCGGCATCGACAGCGCCAAGCTGAACGCCGCTCTCGGCTACGCAGCCGTGCAAGGCTCCTCTTCCGTCAAAGTCTTCCGTAACGGCTGTCTAGTCGGGCAAGGCTTCCGCGACATCTTGCAAGAGCGAGTCCCCGAGCTCAACGCAGGCCAGACCAAGGCTGTAGTCGCACTAATCGCCGGCATCGCCGCGGATCGTGGACGGATCAATATCAATGCCCCCATTGACCGGTAT TTCATGAACTTGGTCTCGGGCGTGCAAGTCAACCACATTCAAGGCCTGAACCAGGTCGCAGACATTTCGAGGATGAGGGAGTATTTTGCGCAGAAGCTTGTGCATCCTGCTGGCGAGTACTACGAGTTTGATGAGACGACGCCGTCGGTCGTTGTGTACTGCATTGAGCGCGTCGTTGAGGCCAAGGGATATGCGGATTTTCAGAACTTTGCGCAGAAAGAGCTGTTCAACAAGCTAGGCATCCCCGAAAGCGCGTACTTCTGGCAGAAAGATCGATCTGGCGTTACGACGGGATACTCTGGTCTTTGGCTTCGTCCGCTGGAATATGGGCGGCTGGGCTTGTTGCTGCTGAATAATGGGACTTTCGGTGGACGGCGAATCCTGTCACAGGCTTTTATCGAGGAAGCGAGGAAGGGGACCAGTGCCAATTGTGAGTTTGGTCT ACTTGGGACAAATACTTTCGTCATTCCAAG CCTGGACATGGTCATCAGTCGTGTCGGCTACCAGGAGCTAGATACCCTTCCAGGCGCCACCAACGGCGATCTCCATGGCGCATTCCCAGGCAACGCGGGCGGGCCAGGTAATCATGAGTTCTTCCGACTGCTGATGGCTTCAATCACCAATATCCGTGCCAACGTTGCAGCGACGATACAGAACTCAGGTCCGTACGATAGGCCTGCGTCGGAGAGAGTTGACCTGGAGCCTTTCATCGAGCCTTTGTCCGCGCCTCTAGGGAGCTACGCTGCGATTGGGCCGAGTGGGCCGGTTGGTTGCAATGCGTTGTCGTGCGAGAGCTCGTCGAATGATGGGCTGACGTGGCTTGGGCACATTCCGAGGACGTTGCCGGGCTTCATGGAGCAGAGACCGTCTAGCTGA
- a CDS encoding putative transcription factor, which translates to MRARCLSCGFSRAKNTTRQIEHLAQCQSFLASSEGQQALAAGELEMTPSGARNYAPGNDIWKGGAPNPNLNTGSAPRTVTGGMHPNARMPPPPHRPAPSLANHLVNKWPDKMDKATQQQFLSHAGCGTLSASALSHWLGQNSHISRAMVSFIGSLIGKVRLPETSNSKVDTQYRALDLLISTVSNLRKEIDFIESTKRKYAIQSDGEPPSPITKAYIDLLMSAADTRSTLLEGMVVLWATEHCYCVSWQYASNFANTVPSSNYSVPSYLTHSQTDPFGNGPSSVRPFNGSDQHISALQEALIPNWTSREFSKFVEACRAIVDELANAETTGSGREQLVRCELQYQQVVYLWERLWPEINGMGEENELDSSPAHDDSQTAGQPNSSALAGPSGTNGNTGHMEQKPVEIQDDDNEDNQDGPMGPNGIDSPYGGTGLGAIAAANQAG; encoded by the exons ATGCGAGCTCGATGCCTGTCGTGTGGCTTCTCTCGCGCCAAGAACACGACCCGACAGATTGAGCACCTTGCCCAATGCCAAAGTTTCTTGGCCTCAAGTGAAGGTCAACAGGCTCTTGCAGCCGGCGAACTAGAGATGACACCAAGTGGCGCCCGAAATTATGCACCTGGCAACGACATCTGGAAAGGCGGCGCACCGAACCCCAACCTCAACACGGGTTCCGCACCACGGACTGTTACTGGCGGTATGCACCCCAACGCGCGCATGCCACCTCCGCCACATCGTCCAGCACCCTCTCTTGCGAATCACCTCGTCAACAAGTGGCCGGACAAGATGGACAAGGCGACACAGCAACAGTTCCTTTCGCACGCTGGATGTGGCACTCTGTCGGCGAGCGCACTTTCCCACTG GCTTGGTCAGAACAGCCACATTTCGCGGGCAATGGTCTCCTTCATCGGTTCACTCATTGGCAAAGTCCGCCTGCCAGAGACCAGCAACAGCAAAGTTGACACCCAGTACCGAGCACTTGATCTTCTCATTTCCACTGTTAGCAACCTCCGTAAAGAGATTGATTTCATCGAGAGCACGAAACGCAAATACGCCATACAATCTGACGGCGAGCCACCATCCCCGATCACGAAAGCATACATCGATCTCTTGATGAGTGCTGCCGACACACGCTCGACCCTGCTTGAAGGCATGGTAGTCCTTTGGGCGACCGAGCAC TGCTACTGTGTCTCCTGGCAATACGCTTCAAACTTCGCAAACACCGTCCCTTCGTCGAATTACTCCGTCCCCTCGTACCTTACACACTCGCAAACAGACCCCTTTGGCAACGGCCCTTCCTCAGTTCGTCCTTTCAACGGCTCCGACCAGCACATTTCAGCGCTACAAGAAGCACTCATCCCAAATTGGACTTCCCGCGAATTCAGTAAATTTGTTGAAGCTTGTAGGGCCATCGTCGACGAGCTTGCAAACGCTGAGACTACGGGTTCTGGGCGGGAACAACTCGTTAGATGCGAGCTACAGTACCAACAAGTCGTCTACCTTTGGGAGCGATTGTGGCCCGAGATCAACGGCATGGGCGAGGAGAATGAGCTCGATAGCAGTCCAGCGCACGACGACTCGCAGACAGCTGGTCAGCCCAACAGCAGCGCCTTGGCTGGCCCATCTGGTACAAATGGCAACACTGGTCACATGGAGCAGAAACCCGTCGAGATCCAAGACGACGACAACGAAGACAATCAGGACGGCCCTATGGGTCCCAACGGCATCGATTCTCCGTATGGTGGCACTGGCCTGGGTGCAATCGCTGCTGCCAACCAAGCTGGCTGA